The genomic stretch tttttaatttttttaaatatttttaatagtagtattttttatattatttttttatattattaatagtagtaattttattttatttaattaatattagtaaattaaattacttttaaaattacataatataattatttaaatataacttaaaaaaatatacatatgaTAAATTATTTATTCATTGCATAAACGACAATAAACTACAATCTGCATTCACCAAGATATTTTTGCcgtttcttttaataaagaggaGCATAtgcattgcatatcatgcatcataACACTCATTTGCATTTTCACATCAACCTCATGTGTCTTACCCTTGCCTCTGCTTCATTCAGACTTCAAGTTGTTGCACCGATACAATACTCGAGCCAACTCCAAGAGAAGGATGGATCACCTCGAACAAGAGAACAGATATCTGCGTGAAGAAGTTGTTTCTTTGAAGGCTGACATGGCCAACTTCACCGCTTTGGTTGAGCAGTtggtggctgctcagaatcagccgCTACCTCCTCCACCTCCTCCTCACTCATTTCAAGCTACTATCATTTATGAGATTCAAGACATTCCCGTTACTGCTGTTCCTGTGGTTTCTGCCGCCCAATACCGCATGCCTCAAGGATATCTGTGGGGAATGCCTAAAAACTTCGTACCTGATGGTTACACTCTGGCTGCACAAGTAGTTTATTTGGCTCAGCCTGTTGCTGTTTCTACACCTCCTGTGATGAATGCTACTCCTGTTTTCAACAGAGACCCTGAGATTCCTTTTCCTCCTCCTCCAAGTGAAAGTGTGGATTTCTATGATAGAGTGGATGGATTTCAGGAACAATTTGATAAAATGCAGAAAGAGTTGAAAGCTCTTAAGGGGAAGGAATTATTCGGTGACAATGTGAATGACCTCTGTTTGGTCCCAAATGTCAAGGTACCTGCCAAGTTCAAAATTCCAGAATTTAAGAAATACAAGGGCAATTCCTGTCCTCGTGATCATTTGCTGATGTACTTGAGGAAAATGTCCACTCACACAGATGATCAGCGCCTGCttattcatttcttccaagatagtctgactggcgtagcactcaaatggtacatgagtCTGAAAAGCACTGAAATTCATACTTTTAATGATTTGGGAAATGCGTTTGTAGAACACTATGATTATAACATGTACATGGCGCCCGATCGTGATCAGCTAAGGGCAATGACGCAGAAAGATAAGGAATCATTTAAAGAATATGCTCAGAGGTGGTGCGAGCTTGCGGCCCAAGTTGTACCTCCACTGAGTGAGCAAGAATTGACTAAGGTCTTTCAGAAGACTTTAGGTCCGTTTTACTATGGAAAGATGGTGGTCAGTGCGCCTAACAACTTTGTTGAGATGGTTAGTATGGGAGTCCGATTAGAGGAAGCCGTCTGAGAAGGGCGATTGACTAAAGATGAAGGGTCCAGTGGGTCCAAGAAGCCATCATTTGGATTTactaagaagaaagaagaagtgaATGCTTTAGGAAGGTCCAGGAATCCAAGCAAGCGCTATTCCCGTCCTCAGCAAGTTGCTGCTATAACTCTAGTTGTTGCTACTGCTCTGACAACTATTCCCTATAACAAGGTTGATCATCAAGGGCAGGCTCCAAGAAGAGAACCGTTTGATCCAATTCCTATGACTTATACTGAGTTGTATCCTGCTTTGGTCAAGAAGCATCCAGTTCAACCAAGGGCACCTCCAGCTGTCCCTAATCCGTTGCCATGGTACTACAAAGCCGATCATACATGTGTGTATCATCAAGAAGCACCAGGGCATAAtcttgagaactgtttccctttgaAGTCTGAAGTTCAGAAAATGGTCAAATCCGGTTTGTTATCCTTCAAGGACATGAGCCCGAATGTGCAAGGAAATCCTTTACCCAATCATGGGAATGCTGTGAATATGATTGATGGGGAAGTCAGGATTTATGATGTGAATTTAGTCAATGGGAATCTTGTGAGAATGCATGCTGCCTTGTGCAAGGTGGAATACTTTTCCCATGATCATAATGGCTGTGATGTGTGTAGCATTGATATCAGAGGTTGTGAGTTGATTAAAAATGATCTCTAGAGAGTAATGGATGAGAACCTGGTTCAGATTGTGAGACCAAGTGGTAACCCTAAAGTGAATGTAAATGTTGTATTTGGTGCACCAATGGAAATTCCGATCAGAAATGTTAATGAAACGAATGCCAATCTGGTGAACTTACATGCCGAGTTCCATTTCATTGAAGGGCAACGTGTGCACAACTATGTTAAATGCTCAGTTTGTAACTCGGATCATCGAGG from Vicia villosa cultivar HV-30 ecotype Madison, WI linkage group LG4, Vvil1.0, whole genome shotgun sequence encodes the following:
- the LOC131598545 gene encoding uncharacterized protein LOC131598545, which encodes MDHLEQENRYLREEVVSLKADMANFTALVEQLVAAQNQPLPPPPPPHSFQATIIYEIQDIPVTAVPVVSAAQYRMPQGYLWGMPKNFVPDGYTLAAQVVYLAQPVAVSTPPVMNATPVFNRDPEIPFPPPPSESVDFYDRVDGFQEQFDKMQKELKALKGKELFGDNVNDLCLVPNVKVPAKFKIPEFKKYKGNSCPRDHLLMYLRKMSTHTDDQRLLIHFFQDKHYDYNMYMAPDRDQLRAMTQKDKESFKEYAQRWCELAAQVVPPLSEQELTKVFQKTLGPFYYGKMVVSAPNNFVEMPSFGFTKKKEEVNALGRSRNPSKRYSRPQQVAAITLVVATALTTIPYNKVDHQGQAPRREPFDPIPMTYTELYPALVKKHPVQPRAPPAVPNPLPWYYKADHTCVYHQEAPGHNLENCFPLKSEVQKMVKSGLLSFKDMSPNVQGNPLPNHGNAVNMIDGEVRIYDVNLVNGNLVRMHAALCKVEYFSHDHNGCDVCSIDIRGCELIKNDL